One genomic window of Ilyobacter polytropus DSM 2926 includes the following:
- the hydA gene encoding dihydropyrimidinase — MMKLLLKNGTIVTSDKVFKEDILIENGLISKIGKNLEIDKGEVVDLGGKYVMPGGVDVHTHFNLDVGIAVAKDDFYTGTLAAACGGTTTIIDHMGFGPKNCTLHHQLNKYKSDAEKDAVIDYGFHGVIQHLNREILEEMESMVKDGVTSFKAYMTYDNKLQDEEIKLVMKRLRSLGAMTTIHAEVHEEILELREKYISKGKTDAIYHAKSRPVKTEVEAIKRMIKMSKEANDAPLYIVHLSSGDGLDVIKKAKAEGRNVYAETCPQYLFLDDERYLEDQDRGLKYVMSPPIREKSNNERLWSGIAEGNIQTVATDHCPFDFKLKKELGSEDFTKCPNGGPGVETRIALMFSEGVGKNRISINKFVDVVSTAPAKLFGLYPKKGSISIGADADLMVIDPDKQVTIQHENLHENVDYTLYEGMKLKGYPIMTISRGEIIVKNNKFIGQKGRGRYLKRKTIF; from the coding sequence ATGATGAAACTTCTTCTAAAAAACGGAACTATAGTAACAAGTGATAAAGTATTTAAGGAAGACATTCTCATAGAAAATGGATTGATATCTAAGATCGGGAAAAACTTGGAAATAGATAAAGGGGAAGTTGTAGATCTAGGTGGAAAATATGTTATGCCAGGTGGAGTAGACGTTCATACACACTTTAATTTGGATGTAGGTATAGCTGTCGCAAAGGATGATTTTTATACAGGGACTTTGGCAGCTGCTTGCGGAGGGACAACTACAATAATAGATCACATGGGGTTTGGACCTAAAAATTGTACACTCCATCATCAACTAAATAAATATAAGTCAGATGCAGAAAAAGATGCAGTAATTGACTATGGATTTCACGGGGTAATTCAACATTTAAACAGAGAAATATTAGAAGAGATGGAATCTATGGTGAAAGACGGAGTAACTTCATTTAAGGCTTATATGACCTATGATAATAAATTACAAGATGAAGAAATCAAACTTGTTATGAAAAGACTTAGATCCCTAGGTGCAATGACAACAATTCATGCAGAAGTCCACGAAGAGATACTAGAACTAAGAGAAAAATATATATCTAAGGGTAAAACTGATGCCATATACCACGCCAAGTCAAGACCGGTTAAAACCGAGGTAGAAGCTATAAAAAGAATGATAAAAATGTCAAAAGAGGCTAATGATGCACCTCTATACATTGTTCACCTATCTTCTGGTGACGGTTTAGACGTCATAAAAAAAGCAAAAGCTGAAGGACGGAACGTTTACGCCGAAACCTGTCCTCAATATTTATTTCTGGATGATGAGAGGTATCTAGAGGATCAAGACAGAGGGCTTAAGTATGTAATGAGTCCACCTATCAGGGAAAAAAGTAACAACGAAAGACTTTGGAGTGGAATAGCCGAAGGGAATATCCAAACTGTCGCTACAGATCATTGTCCCTTTGATTTTAAATTAAAAAAAGAGCTTGGAAGCGAGGATTTTACAAAGTGCCCTAATGGAGGGCCAGGTGTAGAAACCAGGATAGCTCTTATGTTTTCTGAGGGTGTGGGTAAAAATAGGATAAGCATAAATAAATTTGTTGATGTTGTAAGTACGGCACCAGCCAAATTATTTGGACTGTATCCGAAAAAGGGTTCTATCTCTATAGGGGCAGATGCTGACCTCATGGTCATAGATCCTGATAAACAAGTGACAATACAACATGAAAACCTCCACGAAAATGTAGATTATACACTATATGAAGGCATGAAACTAAAAGGATATCCTATTATGACTATCTCAAGGGGAGAAATAATAGTAAAAAATAATAAGTTTATAGGACAAAAGGGTAGGGGGAGATACTTAAAGAGAAAGACTATATTTTAA
- the ssnA gene encoding putative aminohydrolase SsnA, producing the protein MFVVGNGRLITHDQINPFFHNGAVAVKGNKVVETGKTEEIRAKYTEAEFIDAKGQLIMPGMINTHHHIYSAFARGMTSNKPAPKNFMDILENLWWKVDKNLNLEEIKYSAFATYIESIKNGVTTVFDHHASPMSVKNSLFTIADAAKKIGIRTCLCYEVSDRDGIEILEEGIKENTDFIRHYNLQDQNMIKGMFGMHASFTLSDESLKKCVKAIKGLDVGYHIHTAEAIDDLEDSIKKYNKRVVERLNEYGILGEKTIAVHCIHVNEKEMDILKRTGTQVVHNPESNMGNAVGCSPALDLLAKGINVGLGTDGYTNDMFESMKVANIIHKHVKADPSVAWMETPQMLFENNRKIVAEYFDGNIGVLTEGSAADIIIADYNPLTPMNETNYNSHILFGLMGRSVNTTIIDGKIIMRDRKILSVDEDMILKKSRETSKQMWDRM; encoded by the coding sequence ACTGGGAAAACAGAAGAAATAAGAGCTAAGTATACAGAGGCTGAGTTTATTGATGCCAAGGGACAACTTATCATGCCTGGCATGATAAACACTCACCACCATATCTATAGTGCTTTTGCCCGTGGAATGACATCTAATAAACCTGCACCTAAAAATTTTATGGACATCCTAGAAAACCTCTGGTGGAAGGTAGATAAAAATCTAAATTTAGAAGAAATAAAATATAGTGCATTTGCAACGTATATAGAAAGCATAAAAAACGGGGTAACAACAGTGTTTGACCACCATGCAAGCCCTATGTCAGTAAAAAACAGTTTATTTACAATAGCTGACGCAGCTAAAAAGATAGGAATAAGAACTTGCCTTTGTTATGAGGTGTCAGACAGAGATGGAATAGAGATATTAGAAGAAGGTATAAAGGAAAACACCGATTTTATAAGACATTATAATCTGCAAGATCAAAATATGATAAAGGGAATGTTTGGGATGCATGCTTCCTTTACTCTCTCAGATGAATCATTGAAAAAATGTGTAAAAGCTATAAAAGGGCTAGACGTCGGATACCACATACACACAGCTGAGGCTATAGACGACCTTGAAGATTCAATTAAAAAATATAACAAAAGAGTTGTAGAAAGACTTAATGAATACGGGATTTTAGGAGAGAAAACAATAGCAGTTCACTGTATTCACGTCAATGAGAAAGAGATGGATATCCTCAAAAGGACAGGTACCCAAGTAGTACACAACCCAGAATCTAATATGGGAAATGCTGTGGGATGTTCTCCGGCTTTAGACCTATTAGCAAAAGGTATAAATGTAGGGCTTGGAACAGACGGGTATACAAATGATATGTTTGAGTCTATGAAGGTAGCCAATATTATTCATAAGCACGTAAAGGCAGATCCATCTGTAGCATGGATGGAAACTCCGCAAATGTTATTTGAAAACAACAGAAAGATTGTAGCTGAATATTTTGATGGAAATATAGGAGTATTAACAGAAGGTTCAGCAGCAGATATTATTATTGCTGATTATAACCCTTTGACACCTATGAATGAAACAAACTATAACAGTCATATATTATTTGGATTGATGGGCAGAAGTGTAAATACAACTATCATCGATGGAAAAATAATAATGAGAGACAGGAAGATTCTGTCAGTAGACGAGGACATGATTTTAAAAAAGTCTAGGGAAACATCAAAACAGATGTGGGATAGAATGTAA
- a CDS encoding 4Fe-4S binding protein: MANIKVNFAGLEYENPVIVAAGPPSKDAETCVRAVENGAAGVVTKTISSVAAEIPKPCMHDFKGKHFLNTELWSEESPEHWVENEYARCKAANEPLIIGLGYVEADIRKLIPMIDKFADAYEISSHYVGRDLTPMLSTLRAAKELSEKPVFMKVSPGIENLSEVARELEANGADGLVAINSVGPCLSIDIETGKPHMGSKNGYGWMSGAAIKPIAMRVVYELSSAVEIPVFAVGGISKGEDVIEFIMAGATAVQVCTQAIIEGPKAFGRIVRETEKWLDDHGYDSLDDIRGIAGRHLNKRTAPNYVTTPPSVSKEKCIGCGICADLCPYHAIHINENKLAVIDADKCFGCGVCVSKCPKDAMTISR, translated from the coding sequence ATGGCAAATATAAAAGTAAATTTTGCAGGATTAGAATATGAAAATCCTGTAATTGTTGCAGCAGGGCCACCGTCAAAAGATGCTGAGACTTGTGTGAGAGCCGTGGAAAACGGAGCAGCAGGAGTAGTGACAAAGACTATCTCATCTGTTGCTGCTGAGATTCCCAAACCTTGCATGCATGACTTTAAGGGAAAGCATTTTCTAAACACCGAGTTATGGTCTGAAGAATCACCTGAGCACTGGGTCGAAAATGAGTATGCCAGATGTAAGGCGGCAAATGAACCCTTAATCATTGGACTTGGATACGTTGAGGCTGATATCAGAAAATTAATCCCAATGATTGATAAATTTGCAGATGCCTATGAAATCTCGAGCCACTATGTAGGAAGAGACTTGACACCTATGCTCAGCACTCTGAGAGCAGCGAAAGAACTTTCTGAAAAGCCTGTATTTATGAAGGTTTCACCTGGAATAGAAAACTTAAGTGAAGTAGCTAGGGAACTAGAAGCAAATGGTGCAGATGGTCTAGTGGCTATAAACTCAGTTGGGCCTTGTCTTTCTATCGACATTGAGACGGGAAAACCTCACATGGGGTCTAAAAACGGATATGGATGGATGTCAGGAGCTGCCATCAAGCCTATTGCTATGAGGGTGGTATATGAACTGTCTTCTGCAGTTGAGATTCCTGTCTTTGCAGTAGGCGGTATAAGCAAAGGGGAAGATGTAATTGAATTTATAATGGCCGGTGCAACAGCGGTTCAGGTATGTACCCAGGCAATTATCGAAGGTCCAAAAGCCTTCGGAAGAATAGTTAGAGAAACTGAAAAATGGTTAGATGATCACGGTTATGACAGCCTTGATGACATAAGAGGAATTGCAGGAAGACATTTAAACAAAAGAACAGCTCCTAATTATGTAACTACACCACCATCAGTATCAAAGGAAAAATGTATCGGCTGTGGTATTTGTGCAGATCTTTGCCCTTACCATGCAATTCATATAAATGAAAATAAACTTGCTGTAATTGATGCTGATAAATGTTTTGGATGTGGAGTATGCGTGTCAAAGTGCCCTAAAGATGCTATGACAATCTCTAGATAG